From one Candidatus Methanoplasma termitum genomic stretch:
- a CDS encoding iron chelate uptake ABC transporter family permease subunit: MNIRNNIRKAVLFAVSALLVITPLLVFAHNASADGSGGEGVLFDMGNGDTKWSDINSGGSINDVLYKTASDAGFSYSYSSSSKAITINGVTETTIGSKSTGGSMIRSGTTGVTVTSKWIAYQWDGSAKAWNVISDISAPYTGGYLALGFYPNGQTPVETPDNPSAWTMIRGDSLQTGAQDTTESDRQAEFKWTDTRPSSGVQASVLSANGCIFVKYNPSKLIPPATSAIGYLVCYTMDGKEQWEFSYPTMPVYDLSTPLIVGNNIYIPTSYGYIFKVPLTGPGDNNENVTTFGGKTYASLDIGSQQGAISSSTGATLTGTVYNNGPGSLVFDSGAIYFSSTNGMMYCFDVSLNLIWSSQMGGSAYFISQTVTDKYVFAGALNGGLYAIDKKNGSIVDQTIVYTRTVNGKDYGSVLAVAAFENNGIYTLAFGVSDGRGLNVLVGGVAIYTFDGSKLSKRSLNTSAFGVVANYVLPVTTESFEGIYVSASNGIFSVDLDGNYVLLNDKITTIRAPMVLVNGDSIYVQGYSINEPLYVLSLDGTIRSTFVAPKEGAANFSMAPALSMDGWVFLGNDSGVNAAYGTFQVYQGQNGSSGLPLIYIVAAILAAIILILIAVYVVLKYVKKEDKPFNYISRRIKHYLGGEDLRHNKRSKHRLWVVLAIGIILSVVVFFASLCIGYHATMSFGDMLHALFGAISNGGADPSNLDQIRVFESRLPRALAALGVGIGLSVAGSMYQAVIRNPLVDPYIMGVSSGAGTAAVAVIAFHFTFFGLFAANSIFTTAIVAMIGGLIAFAVTMFIAEKAGGTSINFVLAGVVVGLAFSSIQTLMMSMAGHEVSNALSWLFGSFANISWNQVWIILLPGLAMSLVPLLWAKELNLVLLGEDQAQQMGLNVRRFNRLILILASVLTSLCVAFVGIIGFVGLVIPHLCRMMLGGDHRLVLPASIAFGGALMMFADLASRTLYLGLELPVGAITTIIGVPVFAYLLIRRGKMYDG; the protein is encoded by the coding sequence ATGAACATTAGAAATAACATTCGAAAAGCCGTGTTGTTCGCCGTTTCGGCGCTGCTTGTGATAACGCCGCTGCTGGTATTCGCGCACAACGCAAGCGCAGACGGTTCCGGGGGAGAGGGGGTCCTTTTTGACATGGGGAACGGAGACACAAAGTGGTCAGATATCAATTCCGGCGGGAGTATCAACGATGTTTTATACAAAACCGCATCGGACGCGGGATTTTCATACAGTTACAGTTCCTCTTCAAAAGCAATAACCATAAACGGAGTGACGGAAACAACTATCGGTTCGAAATCAACAGGCGGAAGCATGATCCGATCCGGAACCACAGGCGTAACGGTAACATCAAAATGGATAGCTTATCAATGGGACGGCAGTGCGAAAGCATGGAATGTCATTTCTGACATCTCGGCACCTTACACAGGCGGATATCTGGCGCTCGGATTCTACCCAAACGGTCAGACACCCGTTGAGACCCCCGATAATCCGTCGGCATGGACCATGATCAGAGGCGATTCTTTGCAAACCGGAGCACAAGATACGACCGAGTCGGATCGGCAGGCCGAATTCAAATGGACTGACACAAGGCCGAGTTCCGGGGTCCAGGCATCGGTCCTATCGGCGAACGGCTGCATTTTTGTGAAGTACAATCCGTCAAAACTGATACCTCCCGCAACATCCGCCATAGGATATTTGGTGTGTTATACAATGGATGGTAAGGAACAATGGGAGTTCTCATACCCCACCATGCCTGTTTACGATCTGTCCACACCGTTGATCGTTGGGAACAACATCTACATTCCGACCTCTTACGGTTACATATTCAAGGTCCCTCTGACGGGGCCGGGCGATAATAACGAGAATGTTACAACATTCGGCGGCAAAACATATGCGAGTTTGGACATCGGGAGTCAACAGGGGGCGATATCCTCTTCGACAGGCGCAACGCTTACCGGAACAGTATACAACAACGGCCCTGGCTCCTTGGTATTCGATTCGGGTGCGATATATTTCAGTTCGACCAACGGCATGATGTACTGTTTTGACGTGAGCTTGAATCTTATATGGTCAAGTCAAATGGGCGGTTCCGCATATTTCATATCTCAGACCGTCACCGACAAGTATGTTTTCGCAGGGGCGCTGAACGGGGGGCTTTATGCTATCGACAAGAAGAACGGCTCGATAGTCGATCAAACGATCGTTTACACCAGGACAGTGAACGGAAAGGATTACGGTTCGGTGTTAGCGGTGGCGGCATTCGAGAATAACGGAATATACACTCTGGCATTCGGGGTGTCGGACGGAAGGGGATTGAATGTATTGGTAGGGGGTGTTGCAATATACACTTTCGACGGCAGTAAACTTTCTAAGAGATCCCTCAACACAAGCGCATTCGGAGTGGTCGCGAATTATGTATTGCCTGTGACGACAGAAAGTTTCGAAGGAATTTATGTTTCAGCTTCGAACGGCATATTCAGCGTTGACCTGGACGGTAACTATGTATTGCTGAATGATAAGATCACAACGATAAGAGCGCCGATGGTACTTGTCAACGGGGATTCGATATATGTCCAAGGCTATTCCATAAACGAACCGTTGTATGTGTTGTCGCTTGACGGCACGATCCGAAGCACATTCGTAGCACCCAAGGAAGGCGCGGCGAACTTCAGCATGGCTCCGGCCCTTTCAATGGACGGATGGGTGTTCTTAGGCAATGACTCCGGGGTCAATGCGGCATACGGAACATTCCAAGTATATCAGGGTCAAAACGGATCCTCGGGGCTCCCGCTGATATACATCGTCGCAGCGATACTCGCAGCGATAATTCTGATACTCATTGCGGTGTATGTTGTCCTTAAGTACGTTAAGAAAGAGGATAAACCGTTCAATTATATATCTCGGAGAATAAAGCATTATTTGGGTGGAGAGGACCTCAGACATAACAAGCGCAGCAAACATCGCCTCTGGGTAGTGCTGGCAATAGGGATAATCCTGTCTGTTGTGGTATTCTTCGCGTCGCTTTGTATCGGATATCACGCTACAATGTCTTTCGGGGATATGTTACATGCGCTCTTCGGCGCAATTTCCAACGGCGGTGCGGACCCATCTAATTTAGATCAGATACGTGTGTTCGAATCGAGGCTGCCGAGAGCGCTCGCCGCTCTCGGAGTAGGTATCGGATTGTCCGTCGCAGGTTCAATGTATCAGGCCGTGATAAGGAACCCCCTCGTCGATCCGTATATAATGGGAGTATCTTCAGGGGCGGGTACGGCGGCGGTAGCTGTAATAGCGTTCCACTTCACATTCTTCGGATTATTTGCGGCGAACTCGATATTCACCACGGCCATCGTGGCAATGATCGGAGGTCTGATTGCATTTGCGGTAACGATGTTCATTGCCGAAAAGGCAGGCGGAACATCCATCAATTTTGTTCTCGCGGGAGTGGTGGTCGGTCTGGCGTTCAGTTCGATACAAACTCTGATGATGTCAATGGCAGGGCACGAGGTCAGCAATGCTTTGTCCTGGCTGTTCGGCTCGTTTGCCAACATATCATGGAACCAGGTCTGGATCATATTGTTGCCCGGTCTTGCGATGTCGTTGGTCCCGCTGTTATGGGCCAAAGAACTTAATCTAGTTCTACTGGGAGAGGATCAGGCCCAACAAATGGGTCTGAACGTCCGCAGGTTCAACAGGCTGATCCTGATCCTGGCATCGGTCTTAACGTCTCTCTGCGTCGCGTTCGTGGGAATAATCGGATTTGTGGGTCTTGTGATCCCGCACCTGTGCCGTATGATGTTGGGCGGGGACCACAGGCTTGTGCTCCCCGCATCTATCGCTTTCGGAGGGGCCCTTATGATGTTCGCGGATCTGGCGTCAAGGACGCTGTATCTCGGACTGGAACTGCCCGTCGGGGCGATAACAACAATAATCGGTGTGCCTGTGTTCGCATATCTGTTGATAAGAAGGGGGAAGATGTATGACGGATGA
- a CDS encoding ABC transporter ATP-binding protein, giving the protein MTDEPPLLELSGLNKIYENGFHAVKNVSFTIESGLLVGLIGPNGCGKTSMMRCINQMHKISSGDVLIDGESVLGKTPADIARKVSNVPAELKASFGLTVYETVMLGRYPYLQNVWWETDEDEDLVEDVMKKFGVYELRDRPLNMLSSGERQRALIAKAYVQEPRLMLVDEPTAHLDMKYKLEVMEYLNAMVKKDMSILVAEHDISLMARYCKKCIIMKRGEIYAIGDPKEVITEQLIQDVYEVSASVGFDKDGELFVLPKRYTGNYHL; this is encoded by the coding sequence ATGACGGATGAACCGCCGCTTTTGGAACTATCGGGATTGAACAAGATCTACGAGAACGGATTCCATGCAGTGAAAAATGTTTCATTCACGATCGAGTCCGGTCTGCTCGTCGGCCTGATAGGGCCGAACGGATGCGGTAAGACGTCAATGATGAGATGCATAAATCAGATGCACAAGATATCATCCGGGGATGTCCTCATCGACGGGGAATCGGTCCTCGGAAAGACCCCCGCGGACATAGCGAGGAAGGTCTCCAATGTCCCCGCCGAATTGAAAGCGAGCTTCGGCCTCACCGTTTATGAGACGGTCATGCTCGGCCGTTATCCGTATCTGCAGAATGTATGGTGGGAAACAGATGAGGATGAGGACCTGGTCGAGGATGTTATGAAGAAATTCGGAGTGTATGAGCTCAGGGACAGGCCGCTGAACATGCTCTCGTCCGGAGAGAGGCAGCGTGCGCTGATCGCAAAAGCATATGTTCAGGAGCCGAGACTCATGCTTGTTGATGAGCCGACCGCACATCTGGATATGAAATACAAGCTGGAAGTGATGGAATACCTCAACGCAATGGTCAAAAAGGACATGTCCATACTTGTCGCGGAACACGACATCTCTCTTATGGCAAGATACTGCAAGAAATGCATAATCATGAAACGCGGCGAGATATATGCCATAGGCGATCCGAAAGAAGTGATCACGGAACAGCTCATACAAGACGTGTATGAAGTGAGTGCGTCGGTAGGGTTCGATAAGGACGGGGAGCTCTTCGTGCTTCCGAAGAGATATACGGGGAACTACCATCTCTGA